GACCGCGTGGAACATCTTCGGTGTCCGCCCCTCCGGGACGCTCGGCTGGAACATCGGCTCCGACGGCAAGCTGACGTACCGCGTCGAGCAGCCCGAGTACCTCGAGGCTCTGGAGTGGACGCGCAAGCTGTTCGACGCGGGCGTGGTCCACCCCGACGACAAGGCGCGCTCGGGCGACGCGGGCCAGCGGTTCACCGCCGGGCAGATCCTGGTCTTCAACAACGACATGTCCACCTGGTACGGCAAGACCGCCGAACAGGCCGCGGCCAACCCGGACTTCGTGATCGAGGGCATGGACATCTTCGGCGCGGACGGTGGCGACCCGTCGCTGACGGCGGCCCAGCCCGCCGGCATCTGGTCGATGATCCGCAAGGGCGCCTCGAAGACGACGATCGAGAACGCGCTGGCCGCCGCCGACTTCGCGGCCGCGCCCTACGGCACCAAGGAGCGGATGCTCGTCGACTACGGCGTCGAGGGCACCCACTACACGGTCAAGGACGGCGTCCCGGTCAAGACCGACCTGGGCAACTCCGAGGTCATCAACGCCTGGGTGATGCTGTCCGCGCCGGCCGCCTACTACGCCCACCCCGACTACCCCGAGATCGCCCGCAAGCAGGTCGAGTGGCAGCAGCGGATGGGCGCCTTCATGAAGAAGACGTCCACGTACGGCATGAACATCGTCGAGCCGACCCGGTACGCGAACCTCTCCAGCCAGTTCGAGCAGCTGGAGATCGACTACGTACGCGGCAACAGGAAGCTGTCCGACGTGCAGGCCGCCATCTCCACCTGGAAGTCCTCCGGCGGCGAGAAGCTGCGCGACTGGTACAAGCAGCTTCTCGACAAGAACGGCAGTGGCAACTGATGTCTCTCACGGCCGGGAGCAGACCCGAAGGGACCCGTCCCCCCGCGGCCGTCGAGGAACCGACGGCCGCGGTCGCCACAGCTGTGGTGAAGGAGCGGGTGCCGCGCAAGGCGGGCAAGGCCGGCAAGGTCCCCTGGCGGATCCGGCTGCGCCGCGACCGCGCGCTCATCCTGATGACGCTGCCCGTCATCGTGCTGCTCCTGCTCTTCAACTACATCCCGTTGCTCGGCAATGTCGTCGCCTTCCAGGACTACGACCCGTACGTGTCCAGCAACGGCGTCACGGCGATCTTCCACAGCCCCTGGGTCGGTGTGGAGCAGTTCTCGCGGATGGTCGACGACCCGCTGTTCTGGAGCGCCGCGAAGAACACCCTCCTTCTGTTCTCCCTCCAACTGGTGCTGTTCTTCCCGATCCCCATCGCCCTCGCGCTGCTCATCAACAGCGTGATCCGGCCCCGGGTCCGGGCCGTGGCGCAGGCGATCATGTATCTGCCGCACTTCTTCTCGTGGGTCCTCGTGGTCACCGTGTTCCAGCAGGTCTTCGGCGGCGCGGGCATCATCGCGCAGACCCTCGAGGACCACGGCTGGAGCGGCTTCGACCTGATGACCGACGCCGACCTCTTCAAGTATCTGGTCACCGCGCAGGCCGTGTGGAAGGACGCCGGCTGGGGGATCATCGTCTTCCTCGCCGCGCTGGCCGCCGTCAGCACCGATCTGTACGAGGCCGCCGCCATGGACGGCGCGGGGCGCTGGCGGCGCATGTGGCATGTGACGCTGCCCGCGCTGCGCCCGGTGATCGCGCTGCTGCTGGTCCTACGGGTGGGCGACGCGCTGAGCGTCGGATTCGAGCAGTTCCTGCTCCAGCGGGACGCGGTCGGCGTGGGGGCCAGCGAGGTCCTCGACACATACGTGTGGAACATGGGTATCCAGAACGGCGACTTCAGCTACGCGGCTGCGGTCGGCCTCGTCAAAGGCGTCATCGGAGTCTGTCTCGTCCTGGGCGCGAACAAGTTCGCGCACCTGCTCGGCGAGCAGGGGGTGTACCAGAAGTGAGCCTCAACACGCAGCTCGTCCGCAGCCTCAAGGCGCCCGCCCGCCCCGCGTGGGAGGAGCCGCCGGGCAGGACCGGACTCACCGCGAAGGGCGGCCTCCTCGTACTCTGCTGCCTGGGGGTGCTCGGTCCGCTGTGGATCGTGATCGTCACCAGTCTCTCGCCCAAACCGGTGATCGACCGGGTCGGCGGCCTCGTCGTGATCCCTCAGGGCATCACCTTCGTCAACTACACCGAACTGCTCAGCGGCGGCCAGGTCAGCCGGGCGATCATGGTCTCGCTCGGCGTCACGCTCTTCGGCACGCTGTTCTCGATGACGGTGTCGGTGCTCGCGGCCTACGGCCTGTCCCGGCCGGGCAGTCTGGGCCACCGGTTCCTGCTGATGACCATGATGGCGACCATGTTCTTCGGGGCCGGCCTCATTCCGACGTACCTTCTGGTGCAGTCGCTGGGCCTCACCGACACCTATCTGTCCCTGATCCTGCCGAGCGCGGTCAGCGTCTTCAACATCCTCGTCCTGCGGGCCTTCTTCATGGGGATCTCCCCCGAACTCACCGAGTCCGCGCGCATCGACGGGGCCAGTGACCTGCGCATCCTGCTGACCATCATCATGCCGCTGTCGCGGGCGGTGCTGGCCGTCATCTCCCTGTTCTACGCGGTGGGGTACTGGAGCGCCTGGTTCAACGCCTCCATCTACCTCACCGACCAGCAGATGATGCCGCTTCAGAACGTGCTCATCCAGCTGGTCCAGAAGAACACCGAGGCGCCGACCGGCCTCCAGCAGGCGGTTCGCACCGGTCAACTCTCCGCCCTGGGACTACAGATGGCTGTCATGGTGCTTGCCCTGATCCCCGTCGCGATCGCATCCCCCCTCGTCCAGCGGCACTTCAAGAAGGGCATGCTCACGGGGGCGGTCAAGGGCTGACGCCCGGCGCCGGGGGGCGGGGACCGGCACAGTACGTCGGCGTACTTCGGCTGCGGGTCCGTCGTGGCCGATCGCGCAGTTCCCCGCGCCCCTGGGGGCAGTCATCCGGCGCCCCACCCTCCCCCAGCTGTCGGCAGTCGTACCGGTGGGGCGGCACGGGTGGGCGCGGCGGCACCCCGCGAGCGCGGGCGAGTGACCCCATCCCCGGCCGACACCAGCACACGGCACCGAACGAACCCAGGTCCACCACCCCCTGCGAGGTACCTCATGCACACGCCCTCCCCAAGCCGCCGCACGCTCCTCGCCGGCACCGCAGCCGCCGTGGGCGTGGTCGCGCTGCCCGCCGGGCAAGGCCTCGCCCGGGCCGCCGGGACCGCCGCCCCCGCCTACCGCTGGCGCAACGCCGTGATCGGCGGCACCGGATTCGTCACCGGCGTTCTCTTCCACCCCGCCGTCCGGGGCCTCGCCTACGCCCGTACCGACATCGGCGGTGCCTACCGCTGGGACGACCGCGCGGCCCGCTGGACCCCGCTCACCGACCACCTCGGCTGGGACGACTGGAACCTCCTCGGCGTGGAGGCCCTCGCCGTCGACCCCGCGCACCCGGACCGGCTCTACCTCGCCCTCGGCACCTACGCCCAGTCCTGGGCCGGCAACGGCGCGGTCCTGCGCTCCGAGGACCGCGGCGCCACCTGGACCCGTACCGACCTCTCCGTGAAGCTCGGCGGCAACGAGGACGGCCGGGGCACGGGGGAGCGGCTGCTGGTCGATCCGCGGGACAGCGACACCCTGTGGCTGGGGACCCGGCACGACGGGCTCCTCAGGTCCACCGACCGGGGCGCCACCTGGGCGGCGGTCACCGGCTTCCCCGGCACCCCGAGCGCGAGCGGCCAGGGCGTCACCCTCCTCGTCGCCGCCGGCCGCACCCTCTACGCGGGCTGGGGCGACTCCGACGGGACGAGCGCCAACCTGTACCGGACCGCCGACGGCACCACCTGGGAGGCCGTCCCCAGCCGGCCCACCGGCACCTCCGCCAAGGTGCCCGTCCGCGCCGCCCACGACCGTCACACCCGTGAGCTGTACGTGACGTACGCCGACGCGCCCGGCCCCAACGGCCAGGCCACCGGCAGTGTGCACAAGCTGGCCACGGTGAGCGGCAAGTGGACCGACGTCACGCCGGTGAAGCCGGGCGGCACCACCGGCGACGGTTCCTCCGACACCTTCGGCTACGGCGGCGTCGCCGTGGACGCCCGGCGCCCCGGCACCGTCGTCGTCTCCACCAACAACCGCTGGGCGGCGGTCGACACCCTGTACCGGACCACGGACGGCGGCCGCACCTGGACGTCCCTCAAGGACACCGCCGTCCTCGACGTGTCCGAGACGCCCTACCTGAAGTGGGGTGAGCAGCAGCCCAAGTTCGGCTGGTGGATCCAGGCCGTCGCCGTCGACCCGTACGACGCGAAGCACGTCGTCTTCGGCACCGGCGCCACGCTCTACGGCACCCGGGACCTGAAGCACTGGGCCCCGCAGATCCGCGGCCTGGAGGAGACCTCCGTACGGCAGCTGATCTCGCCCCCGACCGGGGAGGCGCACCTGATCAGCGGCCTCGGGGACGTCGGGGTGATGTACCACGAGCGGCTCACGGCCTCGCCGTCCCGGGGCATGGCGACGAACCCCGTGTTCGGGACGGTGACGGGACTCGCGCAGGCCGCGGACAGGCCGTCGTACGTCGTCCGCACCGGCTGGGGCGACCACGGCAACGGCGCCTGGTCGACCGACGGCGGCAGGTCGTGGGCGCCCTTCGCCGCCCAGCCCGCCCTCGCCAAGGACGCACCGGGGCCCATCGCCACCAACACCGACGGCAGCGTCCTGCTGTGGACCCTCGTGCACTGGGACGGCACCAAGTACCCCGCCCAGCGCTCCACTGACAACGGGGCGACCTGGTCCGAGGTCTCCTCCTTCCCCAAGGGCGCCACCCCGCTCGCCGACCCGGCCGACCCGACACGCTTCTACGCGTACGACAGCGACACGGGAACCCTGTTCGCCAGTACCGACGCCGGCCGCACCTTCACCGCGCGGGCGAGCGGACTGCCCTCCGGCGACAGCCAGTTCCAGCTGGCCGCGGCCCCGGGGCGGTCCGGCGACCTGTGGCTGAGCACCAAGTGGAACGGCCTGTACCGATCCACCGACGGCGGCGCGGGCTTCACCAAGCTGACCACCTGCTGGGCCTCGTACACCGTGGCCTTCGGCAGGGCCGCCGACGGCGCCGGGTACCCGGCGGTCTACCAGGTCGGCTCCACGGAGGCGATCACCGCCGTGTACCGCTCCGACGACGGCGGTGAGACCTGGGTGCGGATCAACGACGACCGGCACCAGTGGGGCTGGATCGGCGCGACCATCGCCGCCGACCCGCGGATCCACGGCCGGGTGTACATCGCCACCAACGGCCGGGGCATCCAGTACGGGGAGCCCGTCTGATGGCCGCCGTCGACCGGCCCGGTCTCGCCGACGCCACCCGCGGCCGCATCCTCTTCGGCGGCGACTACAACCCCGAGCAGTGGCCCGAGGAGACCTGGCACGAGGACGTCCGGCTGATGCGGGACGCCGGCGTCAACTCGGTCACCCTCGGTGTCTTCTCCTGGTCCCGGCTCGAACCCGAGCCGGGAGCACGGGAGTTCGGCTGGCTCGACACGCTGATGGACCTGATGCACGCGAACGGCATCGGCGTCGTCCTCGCCACCCCCACCTCCGCCCCGCCCCCGTGGCTGGGCCGGCTGTACCCGGACACCCTGCCCCGCGACGAGAACGGCGACGTCGAGTGGTGGGGCGGACGTCAGCACTTCTCGCACTCCAGCGCCACCTACCGCCGGCACGCCGCCGCCATCACCGAGGACCTGGCCGCCCGCTACGCCGGCCATCCCGCCCTCACGATGTGGCACATCAACAACGAGTACTGCACGGCCGATCACGGCGACGAGGCGGCCGTCGCCTTCCGCCGCTGGCTGCGCGCGAGGTACGGCACCCTGGACGCCCTCAACATCGCCTGGGGCACGGACTTCTGGAGCCAGGGCTACGACAGCTGGGACTCCGTCCTGCCCGCCCGCCGCCCCCACTACATGAAGAACCCCGGTCAGGTGCTGGACTTCAGGCGCTTCACCTCCGACATGCTCCTGGAGTGCTACCTCGCCGAGCGTGACATCGTCGCCCGGCACACCCCGCACATCCCGGTCACCACCAATTTCATGCCGCTCTTCTTCGGCCAGGACGCCTGGCGCTGGGCCGAGGAGGAGGACGTCGTCTCCGTCGACCTCTACCCCGATCCGCGCGACCCGCTGGGTTCCCAGCACGGGGCACTGGTGCAGGATCTGACCCGGTCCCTGGCGCGCGGCCCCTGGATGCTGATGGAACAGGCGGCAGGACCGGTCAACTGGCGCGGGGTGAACCACCCCAAGCCGCGTGGTCTCAACCGGCTCTGGTCCCTCCAGGCCGTGGCCCGCGGCGCGGACGCCGTCTGCTACTTCCAGTGGCGCCAGTCCCGGCAGGGCGCCGAGAAGTTCCACTCCGGCATGGTCAGCCACGCGGGGGAGCGGGGCCGCACCTTCCAGGAGGTCAAGCAGTTGGGCGCCGAACTCGCCCGGATCGGACCCGAGGTGACGAACAGTCACATCGAGGCGGAGGTCGCGATCCTGCACGACTGGCACGCGTGGTGGGCCGGCGCCCAGGACGGCCGCCCCTCCACCCACGTCGACCATTCGGCCGTCCTCCACGCCTGGCACCGCGCCCTGTGGGAGAGCCGGCTCACCACCGACTTCGCCCACCCCGAACACGACCTCAGCGGCTACCGGCTGGTCGTCGTCCCCCAGCTGTACGCGATGACGGACGCGGCGATCGACAATCTCCTCGCCTACGTCCGCGGCGGCGGCACCCTCGTGGCCGGCTTCCTGACCGGGGTGGCCGACGAGGACGACCGGGTCCGTCCCGGCGGCATGGACGCCCGGCTGTGCGAGCTGTTCGGTATCCGTACCCTGCACGAGTGGTGGCCGCTGGAGGCGGGGGAGCACGTCGAGACCGACGGCTTCCGCGGGACCCTGTGGTCGGAGGAGCTGGAAACCGAACCGGACGTGGTGGAAACCGTCTACAAGGGCGGCGAACTCGACGGACTGCCCGCCGTCCTGCGCAACGACCGCGCCTGGTACGTCTCCACCCTTCCCGAGCCCGAGGCCTTCCGCGCGCTGCTCGCCCGCATCGCCGCCGACGCGGGCGCCCGGCCCGTCCTCGAAGGCCTCCCGCCGGAAGTCGAGGCCGTGCGCCGGGGTGAGCTGCTGTTCCTGCTCCATCACGGCCGCGAGCCGGTGACCGTCGAACTCCCGGGCACCCACCACGACCTGCTGACCGGGACGGCCCGCACGGACGAGATCACGCTGGGCCGCTACGGAGTGGCGGTGCTGCGCTCATGACCAAAGCCTCCTCCCGTGCGCACCCCGACCTCCCGAGCACCGACCGTCCCGTGCACGGAACCCATGAGTACCGGCCCGCCGCCCGCTGGGAGGACGCCTTCCTCAGCGGCAACGGCCGGCACGGCACCCTCACGTTCGGCGATCCGTACGACGACCGGGTCATCGTCACCCACCACACCCTGGTCCGGCCCAACGGCGCCGAACACGCCCGCCCGCCGGAGCTCGCCGCCGAACTCCCCGCCCTCCAGGACAAGTTGCTGGCCGGGGAGTGGGAGGCCGCCGAGAGCTTCACCGACCACCGGCCCCTGCAATGGGTCCAGCCCTTCCACCCGGCGTTCCAGATACGGCTGAGAGCGCCCTCGGACGAGCCGCGCCGCCACCGTCTGCGGACCGTCGACTTCACCACCGGCGAGGCCACCGCGACCTGCGCGGACGGCACCAGCCGGGTCTTCGTCTCCCGCGCCGACGACGTGATCGTCCAGCAGGTCACCGGCCTCGACCTGGACATCTCCCTGGACCACCGGCTGCCGGGCGCACCCGCCGACCTCGCCGTCGGCCAGGGGTCCGTCCTCACCCCGGACGGTGCCCTGCTCACCCTGCGCGCCCGCTACCCCGACAGCGACCGCGCCTACACGGGCGTGACCCTCGTCGTCGTCACCGGCGGCCGCACCGAGCTCACCCACCCCGGCGTACGGGTCACCGGCGCGGAGTGCGTGCTGCTGCTCACCCGCGTCCGCAGGCACACCGGCGAACTGGACGTCACCGGGGAACAGCGCGCCCTGAGCGAGCTGCCGCACCTCTACGACGAGCTGCTCGGCCGCCACCTCCCCCTCCACCGCACCGCCTACGAGCGCGTCACCCTCGACCTCCACGCGGAGCCGGACGAGCGCGGTCTCCCCGGCTCCGAGCTGCTGGAACGCCCCCGCAGCCCGGCGCTGCTCGAACGCCTCTTCGCGGCGGGGCGCTACCACCTCCTCTCCTCCTCCGGCCTCAACCCGCCCCGCCTGCCCGGACTGTGGACCGGCGACTGGGACACCGCCTGGTCCGGGGCGTTCACCAATGACGCCAACCTCAACCTCCAGACGGCCTCCGCCGCGGCCGCCGCCCTCCCCGAAGTCACCGAAGCGCTGGCCTCCCTGATGCACCGGCAGCTCGACGACTGGCGGGAGAACGCCCGCGCGGTCTTCGGCGCCCGGGGCGCGGTCGCGCCGGCGCACACCGACGGCGAGTCCGGGCTGACGTACCACTTCAGCCGCGAATACCCGCTCCACCTGTGGACCGCCGGCGCCGACTGGCTGCTCAAACCCCTCGTCGACCACGACGAGACACGCGGCGAACGCGACCCGCGCACCGCCGCCGCCCTCGCCGAAGTCGCCCGGTTCTACGAGGACTTCCTCACCCGCACCGACCCCGACGACCCCGAGGGGCCGCTCGTCGTCGTCCCCTCCTACTCGCCGGAGAACCGGCCCACGGGCGGCAGCTGGGGCGCCGTGAACGCGGCCATGGACCTCTCGGCGGCCCGGCACGCGCTGCTGACGGCCGCCGACCACCACCCGGGCTCCGCCGAGGCCGCACGCTGGCGTGCCCTCGCCGACCGCCTCCCGCCGCACCGGATCAACTCCGACGGCGCCCTCGCCGAATGGGCCAGGACCGGCCTCGACGACACCTACGACCACCGCCATCTGAGCCACCTCTACGGCGTCTGGCCCCTCGACGAGATCAACCCCTACGACACCCCGGGGCCGGCCGCCGCCGCCCGTCGCGCACTCGAACTGCGCGGCGCCGAGAACGACTCCGCGCACGGCCACCTGCACCACGCGCTGATCGCGGCCCGGCTCCGGGACGGCCGGCGGGTCGCCCACG
The sequence above is a segment of the Streptomyces asoensis genome. Coding sequences within it:
- a CDS encoding carbohydrate ABC transporter permease; this translates as MSLNTQLVRSLKAPARPAWEEPPGRTGLTAKGGLLVLCCLGVLGPLWIVIVTSLSPKPVIDRVGGLVVIPQGITFVNYTELLSGGQVSRAIMVSLGVTLFGTLFSMTVSVLAAYGLSRPGSLGHRFLLMTMMATMFFGAGLIPTYLLVQSLGLTDTYLSLILPSAVSVFNILVLRAFFMGISPELTESARIDGASDLRILLTIIMPLSRAVLAVISLFYAVGYWSAWFNASIYLTDQQMMPLQNVLIQLVQKNTEAPTGLQQAVRTGQLSALGLQMAVMVLALIPVAIASPLVQRHFKKGMLTGAVKG
- a CDS encoding ABC transporter permease; translation: MSLTAGSRPEGTRPPAAVEEPTAAVATAVVKERVPRKAGKAGKVPWRIRLRRDRALILMTLPVIVLLLLFNYIPLLGNVVAFQDYDPYVSSNGVTAIFHSPWVGVEQFSRMVDDPLFWSAAKNTLLLFSLQLVLFFPIPIALALLINSVIRPRVRAVAQAIMYLPHFFSWVLVVTVFQQVFGGAGIIAQTLEDHGWSGFDLMTDADLFKYLVTAQAVWKDAGWGIIVFLAALAAVSTDLYEAAAMDGAGRWRRMWHVTLPALRPVIALLLVLRVGDALSVGFEQFLLQRDAVGVGASEVLDTYVWNMGIQNGDFSYAAAVGLVKGVIGVCLVLGANKFAHLLGEQGVYQK
- a CDS encoding sialidase family protein, with protein sequence MHTPSPSRRTLLAGTAAAVGVVALPAGQGLARAAGTAAPAYRWRNAVIGGTGFVTGVLFHPAVRGLAYARTDIGGAYRWDDRAARWTPLTDHLGWDDWNLLGVEALAVDPAHPDRLYLALGTYAQSWAGNGAVLRSEDRGATWTRTDLSVKLGGNEDGRGTGERLLVDPRDSDTLWLGTRHDGLLRSTDRGATWAAVTGFPGTPSASGQGVTLLVAAGRTLYAGWGDSDGTSANLYRTADGTTWEAVPSRPTGTSAKVPVRAAHDRHTRELYVTYADAPGPNGQATGSVHKLATVSGKWTDVTPVKPGGTTGDGSSDTFGYGGVAVDARRPGTVVVSTNNRWAAVDTLYRTTDGGRTWTSLKDTAVLDVSETPYLKWGEQQPKFGWWIQAVAVDPYDAKHVVFGTGATLYGTRDLKHWAPQIRGLEETSVRQLISPPTGEAHLISGLGDVGVMYHERLTASPSRGMATNPVFGTVTGLAQAADRPSYVVRTGWGDHGNGAWSTDGGRSWAPFAAQPALAKDAPGPIATNTDGSVLLWTLVHWDGTKYPAQRSTDNGATWSEVSSFPKGATPLADPADPTRFYAYDSDTGTLFASTDAGRTFTARASGLPSGDSQFQLAAAPGRSGDLWLSTKWNGLYRSTDGGAGFTKLTTCWASYTVAFGRAADGAGYPAVYQVGSTEAITAVYRSDDGGETWVRINDDRHQWGWIGATIAADPRIHGRVYIATNGRGIQYGEPV
- a CDS encoding beta-galactosidase, giving the protein MAAVDRPGLADATRGRILFGGDYNPEQWPEETWHEDVRLMRDAGVNSVTLGVFSWSRLEPEPGAREFGWLDTLMDLMHANGIGVVLATPTSAPPPWLGRLYPDTLPRDENGDVEWWGGRQHFSHSSATYRRHAAAITEDLAARYAGHPALTMWHINNEYCTADHGDEAAVAFRRWLRARYGTLDALNIAWGTDFWSQGYDSWDSVLPARRPHYMKNPGQVLDFRRFTSDMLLECYLAERDIVARHTPHIPVTTNFMPLFFGQDAWRWAEEEDVVSVDLYPDPRDPLGSQHGALVQDLTRSLARGPWMLMEQAAGPVNWRGVNHPKPRGLNRLWSLQAVARGADAVCYFQWRQSRQGAEKFHSGMVSHAGERGRTFQEVKQLGAELARIGPEVTNSHIEAEVAILHDWHAWWAGAQDGRPSTHVDHSAVLHAWHRALWESRLTTDFAHPEHDLSGYRLVVVPQLYAMTDAAIDNLLAYVRGGGTLVAGFLTGVADEDDRVRPGGMDARLCELFGIRTLHEWWPLEAGEHVETDGFRGTLWSEELETEPDVVETVYKGGELDGLPAVLRNDRAWYVSTLPEPEAFRALLARIAADAGARPVLEGLPPEVEAVRRGELLFLLHHGREPVTVELPGTHHDLLTGTARTDEITLGRYGVAVLRS
- a CDS encoding extracellular solute-binding protein codes for the protein MTPNAASLSSGPSGPSRRSFLASTAVATAAVAGGMPLLAACGGTDSGSRDGTTSGKDANKLLPTYVASTVAQPDIPSKNGSSAGYTGKVDLATLTASVPKKLGTGASFKIMSPFWGSPPKAGCAYYTALDAAAGTKITWQNQDGNTYGQKLGAVLASSSIPDMVVVPGWELVGKIANAVTAKFMDLGPYLAGDKVKKYPNLAAIPSDAWRMGIFGGALRGIPMPAATASFIVPYYRKDIFDKKGYSVPKSPDEFLSWAKEATSAKAKVWACGDMNWTAWNIFGVRPSGTLGWNIGSDGKLTYRVEQPEYLEALEWTRKLFDAGVVHPDDKARSGDAGQRFTAGQILVFNNDMSTWYGKTAEQAAANPDFVIEGMDIFGADGGDPSLTAAQPAGIWSMIRKGASKTTIENALAAADFAAAPYGTKERMLVDYGVEGTHYTVKDGVPVKTDLGNSEVINAWVMLSAPAAYYAHPDYPEIARKQVEWQQRMGAFMKKTSTYGMNIVEPTRYANLSSQFEQLEIDYVRGNRKLSDVQAAISTWKSSGGEKLRDWYKQLLDKNGSGN
- a CDS encoding glycosyl hydrolase family 95 catalytic domain-containing protein → MTKASSRAHPDLPSTDRPVHGTHEYRPAARWEDAFLSGNGRHGTLTFGDPYDDRVIVTHHTLVRPNGAEHARPPELAAELPALQDKLLAGEWEAAESFTDHRPLQWVQPFHPAFQIRLRAPSDEPRRHRLRTVDFTTGEATATCADGTSRVFVSRADDVIVQQVTGLDLDISLDHRLPGAPADLAVGQGSVLTPDGALLTLRARYPDSDRAYTGVTLVVVTGGRTELTHPGVRVTGAECVLLLTRVRRHTGELDVTGEQRALSELPHLYDELLGRHLPLHRTAYERVTLDLHAEPDERGLPGSELLERPRSPALLERLFAAGRYHLLSSSGLNPPRLPGLWTGDWDTAWSGAFTNDANLNLQTASAAAAALPEVTEALASLMHRQLDDWRENARAVFGARGAVAPAHTDGESGLTYHFSREYPLHLWTAGADWLLKPLVDHDETRGERDPRTAAALAEVARFYEDFLTRTDPDDPEGPLVVVPSYSPENRPTGGSWGAVNAAMDLSAARHALLTAADHHPGSAEAARWRALADRLPPHRINSDGALAEWARTGLDDTYDHRHLSHLYGVWPLDEINPYDTPGPAAAARRALELRGAENDSAHGHLHHALIAARLRDGRRVAHALGEVLDGDFFHASLMSAHYPRRDVYNADAAHTLPAVLIEMLVQSTPDRLVLLPALPPALTSGELRGVRTRFGAELDLSWGPDGTRAVLRPRRGHRIEVRTSSGGASPLDLVAGEDHVLTSGTW